The uncultured Fibrobacter sp. region CGACGAGGCTTTCTACCTCGAAATGCTCGCCGAATACGTCAAGAACGACCGCACAAAAGACCTTGAAAATTTCTTCGGAAAGAGTGATTTCGAAAACTACCGCATCGCTATCCATTCGCTCAAGAGTACCTCCCTTACAATCGGCGCCGTCAAACTTTCTGAAAAAGCCAAGGCTCTCGAAGCCGCCTGCAAGGAAGGCGACACCGCATTTTTTCAAAAAATGCACCCCGAATGTATTGCGGAGTACAAAACGATTTTAGACAAACTTTCAAAGCACCTCGCATCAGGAGACGCATAAAGTGAAACTCATCTACGTCATTCCAACTATTATTTTCGTCATTATTGTAGTAGGGTTACTCGCGACCAATGTCAAAAAGAAAAACACCGACATCACCCGCGAAAAGACCAAAGTTGCGATGATCATGAACGGTGCCACCGACGACCATAGCTGGGGCCAGTCTCATTACGAGGGCATGAAAAAGACCGCCAAAGAACTCAATCTGGACGTTGCGTTCCGCGAAAATATCGCCGCAAACCGTATATCGGAATCGGTGATGGAAGGGCTTATTGCCGCAGGCGTTAAGATTATCATTGCAAACTCCTTCCAGTTTGGGCCACACATCCAGGCGGTTGCAAGCAAGCATCCCGAAGTCAAGTTTTTCCACGCCTCCGGCATAGAAACCTCATCGAACGTCGCCACCTTCTTTGGCCGAATCTACCAGATGCGCTACCTTTCAGGTATCGTCGCCGGAATGCAAACAAAAACAGGAAACATCGGCTACGTGGCCGCCTTCGACATTCCCGAAGTCGTACGCGGAATAAACGCGTTCACCCTGGGCGTCAAGAAGGCGAATCCGAAAGCAAATGTGATTGTCCGTTGGACCAAATCCTGGGAAGACGACAAGATCTGCGCCAAGGAGACTCGTTCCCTTTTGGCAAACCGCTCCATCGACGTTCTCGCCATGCACACCGATAGCCGCGAACCCATGCGAATAGCGGATTCGCTTGGAATATGGATTATCGGCTATAACCTGGACAACGCGGAATTTTATCCGGAACATTTCTTGACAGCTCCCGTGTGGCGGTGGGAAAAATTCTACACACCGCATAT contains the following coding sequences:
- a CDS encoding BMP family ABC transporter substrate-binding protein yields the protein MKLIYVIPTIIFVIIVVGLLATNVKKKNTDITREKTKVAMIMNGATDDHSWGQSHYEGMKKTAKELNLDVAFRENIAANRISESVMEGLIAAGVKIIIANSFQFGPHIQAVASKHPEVKFFHASGIETSSNVATFFGRIYQMRYLSGIVAGMQTKTGNIGYVAAFDIPEVVRGINAFTLGVKKANPKANVIVRWTKSWEDDKICAKETRSLLANRSIDVLAMHTDSREPMRIADSLGIWIIGYNLDNAEFYPEHFLTAPVWRWEKFYTPHIRDALKNKFVGKSYLGGIESGIVDLAPFTSHVNPEAIALVASEREKMLNGSFDVFYGPIKDNSGTIRINEGESMSDSDMFNQFNWFVMGVKTDEK